The Psychrobacter arenosus region GATGACTTTGCCATCATGGACGAGCAAGTATTTGGCAGCTTAAACTCGAAAGTCAAACTGGTAATGAATGTCTCGCAGCATGTCATCAACGCGGGCGGTAAACGCATGCGACCTTTGATTACTTTACTGTGCTCACGGATGTTGGAGGACAGCCCAGCAGAAGCCGCTATGCATCTCGCCGCCATTACTGAGATGCTGCATACCGCCACGTTAGTGCACGACGATGTGATTGATGAGTCAGGGATGCGCCGGGGCAAACCTACCGCTAATGCCACTTGGAATAATGCTACGGCTGTATTGGTAGGCGATTACCTGATTGCCCGCGCTTTTAACCTCTTGGTTGGTTTTGGCAGCTTGCCGCTATTAAAGCTATTTTCTGATGGCACCTGTGATATCGCTGAAGGCGAAGTATTGCAGTTGCAACATCAGCACAACCCGCAGGCGACTGAAGACGATTACATGCGCATCATTGATGGCAAAACCTCACGTCTGTTTATGATGGCGACCCAGGGCGCTGCTATCCTACGTGATAAAACGGAGCACTTGCCTGCCCTAGCTGATTTTGGTCAGCATTTTGGCAATGCGTTTCAGATTATCGACGACGTGCTCGACTACAGCGGTGATAGTGAAACTATGGGCAAAAACTTAGGCGATGATTTAGCCGAGGGCAAACCTACCCTGCCTACTATTAAGGCTCTAGCGCTATTAAAGCATAGCGATACTGCTAGCTTTGAGAAACTGCGGGTGGCGGTACAAACGGGTAAAGTGGATGAAGCACAAGACATTATCGCTTTGGTGCATAGTTCAGGCGCATTAGA contains the following coding sequences:
- a CDS encoding polyprenyl synthetase family protein, translating into MTSIASTPISYADIQAIVADDFAIMDEQVFGSLNSKVKLVMNVSQHVINAGGKRMRPLITLLCSRMLEDSPAEAAMHLAAITEMLHTATLVHDDVIDESGMRRGKPTANATWNNATAVLVGDYLIARAFNLLVGFGSLPLLKLFSDGTCDIAEGEVLQLQHQHNPQATEDDYMRIIDGKTSRLFMMATQGAAILRDKTEHLPALADFGQHFGNAFQIIDDVLDYSGDSETMGKNLGDDLAEGKPTLPTIKALALLKHSDTASFEKLRVAVQTGKVDEAQDIIALVHSSGALDYCRQRALEETKLAQEALAKLPDNRYREGLFQLTQLASARLL